In Paramormyrops kingsleyae isolate MSU_618 chromosome 13, PKINGS_0.4, whole genome shotgun sequence, a single window of DNA contains:
- the LOC111851833 gene encoding oxidative stress-induced growth inhibitor 1-like, which translates to MCDQHQSSEDAGVGLVRQRSSGLHPYDPLPVVIIGNGPSGICLSYLLSGHRPYVKAGASHPNPILHRKLQDITGKCLLEQDLEYLSEGLEGRSHSPLGLLLDALLRPDGDLGGPAETLLAWRREPEHRVTHLVLGKGPVGGAWQVMEPSMVTLSLGEWMELPDLPFRDWIKKRGRQLRNNRATTRDISQYYQHYVQAKSLQEHFCSGRRVTSVRRLPLDAWKDESSAPPSTLFEVQGVWETANGEQSPFCLYAENVVLATGAYDCPRRLGVEGEDPSMVFHTIGDLERALRERHLGPSSDPLLVVGAGLTAADAVLLAHRGSVPILHTFRRAVRDSALVFNQLPPLMFPEYHKVYDMMSQQPLAGGGSYRGYTSLPGHRVLRFHSGGTATLEEGATGKKRVVSISLALVLIGSNPNLSFLPDGGRGLALDPGQSVNAKRNPIDTDSFSYECVQEQGLYALGPLAGDGFVRFLQGGALGVATSLMKKQGLV; encoded by the exons ATGTGTGACCAGCATCAG AGCTCAGAAGATGCTGGCGTGGGTTTGGTGCGGCAGAGGAGCTCAGGACTCCACCCCTATGACCCCCTCCCAGTGGTAATCATTG GTAATGGGCCGTCTGGCATCTGCCTGTCCTACCTCCTGTCTGGCCACAGGCCCTATGTGAAGGCAGGAGCGTCGCACCCCAATCCCATTCTGCATCGGAAGCTCCAGGACATCACCGGGAAGTGCTTGCTGGAGCAG GACCTGGAGTACCTCTCCGAGGGGCTGGAGGGGCGCTCACACAGCCCGCTCGGCCTGCTGCTGGACGCCCTGCTCCGCCCGGACGGCGACCTGGGGGGGCCTGCGGAGACGCTGCTGGCCTGGCGCCGGGAACCTGAGCACCGTGTCACGCACTTGGTGTTGGGCAAAGGCCCAGTGGGAGGAGCCTGGCAG GTAATGGAGCCCTCCATGGTGACTCTCAGCCTAGGGGAGTGGATGGAGTTACCAGACCTCCCCTTCAGAGACTGGATAAAGAAGAGGGGAAG GCAGCTGAGGAACAACCGTGCGACCACGAGGGACATCAGCCAGTATTATCAGCATTACGTGCAGGCCAAATCCCTGCAGGAGCACTTCTGCAGCGGCCGGCGGGTGACCTCTGTCCGGAGGCTTCCCCTGGATGCCTGGAAAGATGAGTCCTCAGCTCCCCCTAGCACACTCTTCGAGGTCCAGGGAGTGTGGGAAACAGCGAATGGCGAGCAGAGTCCATTTTGCCTCTATGCTGAGAACGTGGTGCTGGCCACAGGTGCTTACGACTGCCCCCGCCGGCTGGGTGTAGAGGGGGAGGACCCATCCATGGTCTTCCATACCATCGGCGACCTAGAGAGGGCGCTGAGGGAGCGCCATCTTGGTCCCAGTTCTGACCCACTGCtggtggtgggggcggggcttacgGCGGCCGACGCCGTGCTATTGGCCCACCGCGGCAGTGTGCCCATCCTCCACACCTTCCGCCGCGCCGTGCGAGACTCCGCCCTCGTGTTCAACCAGCTGCCCCCGCTCATGTTCCCAGAGTACCACAAGGTGTACGACATGATGAGCCAGCAGCCACTGGCCGGCGGCGGGTCCTACCGTGGCTACACCAGCCTGCCCGGTCACCGCGTGCTGCGCTTCCACTCTGGGGGGACGGCCACGTTGGAGGAGGGGGCCACCGGCAAGAAGCGGGTTGTCAGCATCTCCCTGGCGCTGGTGCTGATCGGCTCCAACCCCAATCTGTCTTTCCTTCCTGATGGTGGGCGTGGCCTCGCCCTTGATCCCGGTCAGTCCGTCAATGCCAAGCGCAACCCCATCGACACTGACTCATTCTCGTACGAGTGCGTCCAGGAGCAGGGCCTCTACGCCCTGGGGCCCCTCGCCGGTGACGGCTTTGTGCGCTTCCTGCAGGGCGGGGCTTTGGGTGTGGCCACCTCGCTGATGAAGAAGCAGGGGCTGGTATAG
- the slc38a8a gene encoding putative sodium-coupled neutral amino acid transporter 8a has protein sequence MEELAWESISLLGEAAPRTDAPRLGSAAAAFIMLKSALGAGLLSFPWAFHKAGGVSAAIGVEMASLVFLISGLVILGHASSASGQSTYQGVVRQLCGGAAGRLCDGCFLFNLFMISVAFLVVMQDHLEKLSHSLHMTIQGSSEMEAPNRWYTDHRLALSALCLLVILPLSLPKGIGFQKYTSVLGTLAAAYLTVAVVVRYYLREEPTASPQFGGSVNSWPSTLSVMPTICFGFQCHEAAVAIYSSLENKALPHWALISVVSMLLCLFIYSLTGIFGYMTFGEDVAADILMSYPGDDLVMIVARLLFGVSIITVYPITLLLGRSVLPDLLSCTWACEKRAHVGFTVAWIASTLLVAVLVPDISDIISVIGGISAFFIFIFPGLCLMFSMQSVPVSPMTRVALTSWGTVTLLCGVFIFGQSTAIAIMDLLAKF, from the exons ATGGAAGAGCTGGCGTGGGAGAGCATCAGCCTGCTGGGCGAGGCGGCGCCGCGCACCGACGCACCGCGCCTGGGCTCCGCCGCAGCCGCCTTTATTATGCTGAAATCGGCGCTGGGCGCCGGGCTGCTCAGCTTCCCCTGGGCTTTCCACAAAGCCGGCGGTGTCAGCGCCGCTATCGGAGTGGAAATG GCGTCCCTGGTGTTTCTGATCAGCGGCCTGGTGATATTGGGTCACGCCTCCTCAGCCAGTGGGCAGAGCACCTACCAGGGTGTGGTGCGGCAGCTGTGTGGCGGCGCCGCCGGCCGGCTCTGCGATGGCTGCTTCCTCTTCAACCTGTTCATGATCTCCGTGGCCTTCCTGGTGGTCATGCAGGACCACTTGGAAAAGT TGTCCCACTCCCTGCACATGACGATACAGGGATCTTCAGAGATGGAAGCGCCAAACCGCTGGTACACGGACCACCGCCTCGCCCTCTCTGCTCTCTGTCTCCTCGTCATCCTTCCCCTCTCCCTTCCCAAGGGAATCGGCTTCCAGAAGTACACCAG CGTGTTGGGCACACTGGCTGCAGCGTATCTCACCGTGGCTGTCGTCGTGAGGTACTACCTGAGAGAGGAGCCAACGGCCTCCCCGCAGTTCGGCGGCAG TGTAAATTCTTGGCCCTCTACACTCAGTGTCATGCCAACCATCTGCTTTGGTTTTCAG TGCCATGAGGCCGCTGTTGCCATCTACAGCAGCTTGGAGAATAAGGCTCTCCCCCACTGGGCCCTGATCTCTGTGGTGTCCATGCTCCTCTGCCTGTTCATCTACTCCCTCACAG GGATTTTTGGATACATGACATTTGGGGAGGATGTTGCGGCGGACATCCTGATGTCATATCCTGGAGACGACCTGGTGATGATCGTTGCCCGATTGCTTTTTGGGGTTTCCATCATCACCGTTTACCCCATTACCCTCCTGTTGGGCAG GTCGGTACTTCCGGACCTCCTGTCATGTACCTGGGCGTGCGAGAAGCGTGCACACGTGGGGTTCACCGTGGCCTGGATCGCCAGCACTCTCCTCGTCGCCGTCTTGGTCCCCGACATCAGCGACATCATCAGCGTCATTGGGGGCATAAGCGCCTTCTTCATCTTCATATTTCCGG GCCTCTGCTTGATGTTCTCCATGCAGTCAGTGCCAGTGTCTCCCATGACAAG AGTGGCCCTGACATCATGGGGCACTGTCACCCTGCTCTGTGGCGTGTTTATATTTGGACAGAGTACAGCTATTGCCATAATGGATCTCCTGGCCAAGTTTTAA